CGCCAGGAACTGGTGAATAGAATGACAGTCGTTCCTCGCCGGCGTATAAGCCCTTCTGCACCAAGAACGCGGGCGAATACCTCGGCTTCTGTAGCCTGGTCGAGTCCGGTAAGGGTGTCGTCAAGGAGTAGCAGAGGAGTCTCCTGGTATAGCGCACGAGCTAAGGACACTCGCTGCTTCTGCCCACCACTTAGCATGGCCCCGCAGCTGCCAACAATAGTGTCATGCCCTGCTGGTAGCATTGCTATATCTGGACCAAGAGCTGTGGCCGTAATGATCTCTTGATATTTCCCTGGGTGGAAGGGGGAAAACCCAATGATGTTGTCCCGGATGCTGAGGTTGGATAAAAATGGAGTCTGGGCACAATACCCAACCGACGGGATGCGAGAAGTCAATAGgacttctccttccacaaAGGGCACTTCGCCGAGAATTGCCTTGCAGAGGGTTGACTTTCCACAGGCTACAGGACCAACCACGACGGTGAGCTGGCCTCGTGGAACATTAACGTTGATGTTTCGGAGCACAGAATGCGTTTGCGTCCAGCCAAAATGGCCGTTGGTGACAGATACAAGGGCAGCAGACGGAGCAGAGGAAGCCGCGGGCTTTTGATTATCTTGTAGTCTGAAAACGGTCCGGCGATCGGATCTAATGCCCCCCTCGAGAAACAGGAGGATACGGGAGAGACACGTAAAGCCTGCGATGACGCCAGGAATTTGTTGGAAAATAGCCGTGAGAGGCGAGGTGACGAGGGTCAAGAATGACAGGGAAGTGAAGAAGCCCGCGACATTCAAGTGCTGACCggcaaaagcaaaggcaACAACCGGCGAAAGACACATGGGAGTGTATGCAAGTGTCGCGGCGATTACTTGAAGCCAGCGAAAGTGGCTTCCAACCTGGATCTCCTCGTCACGTGCAGTTTGGAGGATGTGGGCGAACTCTGAGGCCATTCTGGAGATCTTACAGGGCTTTATGTTAGCCAGGAGCGTTGTAATCATGGAAACCCGgttctcaatcttctccatccacGCCGACTGGCTGTTCCCAGCTTTAGCACTGACACAAGCCATGCCTGAAAAGCAAACTAGTATCACAATAATTGGGGAAAGGAATGCCATGCCTAGCTgcgaatggagaagatagcAGCCAAGCGCAATTTCAATCACACTCGCCCAGACGGAGTGAATATCCATCCACCCGGTCATTATGCGCTCAATGTCGGTACTCATCAGTGTGACTGTTGTACCGTTGTCCAGCGTATTTGTGTCCGATTCCAACATCTTCTGGTAGATGACAGAAACTAAACATGCACGAAGCATGTGCAAGGCTCTCAGGGAGTAATATGAATACAAGGAAGTGGACAGCGCAATGCCCCCGTAGATTAAAACGCAAGCACCAATCAGTCCATAGCCATCGTTCACCGCGGAGACGCTGTTGGATTCTGCAATGTTTGCCACCAatgcattgatgaagaagggctGAGAGAATGTGAATCCTAACATCGCTAGCCGAGGAGCCAccgggagaagaaatggacCGATCAACTCCTTTGCGAGTGTCCTCGCGAAACCCCGAGGAAATGGCATACCATTGAGTGCTGTGGCAAGGTTGGAGAACATAGTCTTTGCTTTCAGCTTTTCATCGAGAGCGTACAAACTGTCTACCCGGAGATTTTCTCGGTATCCCTGCAAAAAGAGAGGGTTGagccaagaaaagaatgcCAGAGACAAGAGACCGCTGGTCTCCTCCGGACTGTGCTCCACTCCAGAGTGATTCATTATGCAGTTGTCCTTACTTTTCGATTCCACCGCAAGGATGATGCActttactactactgctgccGTCTGGATGCATGCATCACCTATTTGCCAAGACTGACTACCGGCCAACCAGGATGTCCGAGTCAATACGATATCACACAGAATTGTTAGCACTAGGAAGATCGTCAGTAGGTCAGACGGCCGCGGCGACCTTGTGTGctccagaaaagaaagaggaatcaTCGCTGCCGCACTGACAACAGTCATCGCTGTTCTAGCCGTAGTCAGCTTGTGGATTGTCTCATCCAGCTTGGTAGTCAGCAAGATGGCACGTGCGAGGTCCAGAgacagcagccacagcacGAGGCCCTAGGCAAAACTTGGTGTCAGATTTCAAGCTGACAGCGAGTTGGAGCCATGGATGATCTGAACTCACCAGTTTGAGAAGTTGACATAATAGGCCATTGGCCACCCGGACCTGCCGTACCAAGTATCCTATGCGAACCAGGGCAGTGATCAGAAAAAGAGTATTGGGGACCAGCGATAAGAATATGTCCTCAAAGGTCCTAGTAAAGTCAAATGTTCTCCCTGAACAACCACTGACCACGGGCCCGAACAGATGATCGTTACATATCGGCGGCGGCATTGTATCGAATCATGGACGGGTACAATATAGTAATCAGTATGGTCGTCAACAGATCAGGAGGACGAAAGAAATAATCAAGGTTAGAagctcaagaaagaaaagacattTCAGATCAAATAAACGATTTTGCTAGCAGGCGCCGAGTGGGGCAGTCTCAACTTAAGCAGAAAGACAGCAAAAAGCAATGCATGAAATCAATAAATTGCGGGTTCTGGTGGACTAACGAACCCTTGGTCAGGAAACTATAGGACGAGTACCACTAAATCCTCTATCATGTTAGGCAGAGATCGCCAGGGGGTGGATATCCAGCTAACATGGGTGGAAAAAGATCCATGACAACTCCGTACGGTTCTTGAGTAGAATCTATCTACGCATAAACTGAAATAATAAATTTACAAGTACTTCGGAGAATACAGAGATTTTCCTTGACATATTATGTATGgcaggaaaagagaataacaTGTGCTAACGTACACGACACCCTGAGATTGTTGGTTACTCCACCATAGAGCTCCATTTCATGATATTGAGTTGGCCAATCTCTTGAAGGGGAGATAATACTATTTCTCTTACGGCCTGCATGAACACGCCGCGAATGGTAGATACCTGTTCATCGGAGAAGGCAATTGTAGAGTAGCTGAAGTTTACTTGGACATCTCCGTCGTCGACGAACAGATTAATCGCAATATCGTACTGTATCAAGGTGGTCAGTATTCTACTACGTCAAACACCCTTTGGAGCCACTGGGTTACATAC
This window of the Aspergillus oryzae RIB40 DNA, chromosome 8 genome carries:
- a CDS encoding uncharacterized protein (multidrug resistance-associated protein/mitoxantrone resistance protein, ABC superfamily), whose product is MPPPICNDHLFGPVVSGCSGRTFDFTRTFEDIFLSLVPNTLFLITALVRIGYLVRQVRVANGLLCQLLKLLTTARTAMTVVSAAAMIPLSFLEHTRSPRPSDLLTIFLVLTILCDIVLTRTSWLAGSQSWQIGDACIQTAAVVVKCIILAVESKSKDNCIMNHSGVEHSPEETSGLLSLAFFSWLNPLFLQGYRENLRVDSLYALDEKLKAKTMFSNLATALNGMPFPRGFARTLAKELIGPFLLPVAPRLAMLGFTFSQPFFINALVANIAESNSVSAVNDGYGLIGACVLIYGGIALSTSLYSYYSLRALHMLRACLVSVIYQKMLESDTNTLDNGTTVTLMSTDIERIMTGWMDIHSVWASVIEIALGCYLLHSQLGMAFLSPIIVILVCFSGMACVSAKAGNSQSAWMEKIENRVSMITTLLANIKPCKISRMASEFAHILQTARDEEIQVGSHFRWLQVIAATLAYTPMCLSPVVAFAFAGQHLNVAGFFTSLSFLTLVTSPLTAIFQQIPGVIAGFTCLSRILLFLEGGIRSDRRTVFRLQDNQKPAASSAPSAALVSVTNGHFGWTQTHSVLRNINVNVPRGQLTVVVGPVACGKSTLCKAILGEVPFVEGEVLLTSRIPSVGYCAQTPFLSNLSIRDNIIGFSPFHPGKYQEIITATALGPDIAMLPAGHDTIVGSCGAMLSGGQKQRVSLARALYQETPLLLLDDTLTGLDQATEAEVFARVLGAEGLIRRRGTTVILFTSSWRYLSSADYIITVGKDGTIREPGHETELLEQKDELFNPEKNTETAFPASTDSNASVTQQSHNMVVKGKASQNLHVRASQVRDLDVYKNYFGTIRTAVLVTFALSCTLFGFGGSFPTVWISFWSSNSYNAPNSYNAPNAFYIGIYSLLSFLQLLGFFLAALMALGPMVTDAGSKLHSNALTTVIRAPLRFFTDTDTGAITSLFSQDITIIDGELPERLFNITAGLCGIIGAACVIAVASPWLALVYPVLVIIFWIVQRLYLRTSKQLRFLDLEAKGPLYANFMETTQGITTIRAFGWTTQKLEHNHYLLDQSQRPSYLLGVIQFWLLLTANLITTGIATSLTVLATQLRTDPGFTGASAVTLMTFSGLVTIFIRDYTAFETSLGAVSRLKTLSDNVKAEAREGEDLHPDEQWPKKGSIEIERLSASYDDVPVDHPSGESHPNLILKDLSLTIAPGEKIAICGRTGSGKSSLVLLLLRLLDPIYSPSAKLTIDDIPIQHVDRSTLRERIIGVPQDAVFLPNGNTVKDNLDPSGLATEDECLSVLSTVNLDGLANGSHGLHTPLTTNHLSGGQKKLFGLGRAILRRIIRDRATTDTESHGGILILDEISSGVDAATERTMHEIISHQFEDYTVLEVVHGLDIVPHFFDRVIVIENGSIVESGSPAELLQRPSSWFKQLLLMNSACDQP